A segment of the Anopheles cruzii chromosome 2, idAnoCruzAS_RS32_06, whole genome shotgun sequence genome:
GCTAAACTTACTAACAAGCTGTCCAATGGCGCTTGCCCCCGTAATAGTTGCTCTCAccacaaacccaaacccaCCAAAACTGCCACCCCGAAGGCTTTTCATTAGCACATCGGCAAAAAGTACCACAAGTTAACCGTAACAGTAGCGAGCGGTTCCGAAATTCAGTTTGCGGTTGTGAATGGTGGCCATCGGGCGACAATGTTGGCAAAGGGCCCGTTACTTGGTCCACATAAAAGAAGGCTTGGAACTTTAGAATCAACAGAACACGGACATGCCACCAGAGGTCGGACCAGAGACGGGAAACGGGATCTAATGACCGACAACACTTGGGGTTAATTAGGCTCCTCGGGCTTTTCTTTGCGCCACTCCGGTTGGAACTATATTTGTGTGCCATCAGTTCTTTGCGAACACGCTTCGCCACAGTGTGGCACATCCTGTGGCGTGCGCATAAAAGACCGCCTGAGACCGGCAAATACATCGGCCAGGCCTTCATTTTTATCTTGAACCGCATAAATTATGTACATAGCCGGGATCCGAGGGGCGCGGACTGCGAACGGGTTGCAGTCGAACACTATTAGCAGAAGACGAAGAAGGAAGTCGATAACCGGCAGCGTCCCTGCGACAACTTCCGTCTGCTTCAAAGCTCACGCCCGTCGGtggcccgctgctgctgctgctgcggtgctgtGTGCACTTGACTGGGTTTAAAGAGCATAAATTGAAGTGAATTATGATTATTACTTGAACGTGCGTCCCCCGACTTGCGGGCGGAGTCGGTTCACCAGAGCCGCCACCGTTTGTGGAACGCTCTTGGAGTACCTTGGCGCGAGTGCTTTACGATGGAGCCGATAGGGTTCGAGTCGTTGCAATCATTTTGCTACAAAAATATGGTTCTTTCGCGTATGCTTTTCCAACACTTTAGCTACTAGCGTGGCCAAACACTTCAGCTGCTCAAGAAAACTTCCATCTTAATTTTAGGTACCACTTTACCTGTCCATTCCCACGTCAAATTAAAGGCACTCGGTTAGCATTATCGATTTTCGTCATCCCTAATTGGCGAATTCAATGCCGGAACCGGATATCGCAGACCTATATCGCGGTGcgcttttttggcaaaccgCGCTCGCGGCCCATCCTTAAATTTGCGATGATTTTTGCGGCTATGTGAGTAATCAATTTCATTTTTGGCCGTGGCAAAGCACCGAGAACACCGGGGAGGCGGAACCCGAGTGCCAGAGCCAGATCCTAAAAGCTCTGCTAACGAAGCAGATTTTCACTTCACCCACGTGTacggaaaattcaattacgatCGTCCCCggccgctcgtcgtcgtggcaTGGCTTGGCGGTGGATGATTGATTTACATATCTTTTGAACGCCGCGCCGAGTGCGCCCGCGGATGCAGGATACTCAGCCAACCGTGGCCGACACAGGGATGCGACACAAGTATTTTCGAACGATTCCGCCAGCGATGTCCTCGACTTTTGGCGACCGAGACGACCAAGATGCAACATCCAGACTTCGTTCGGCACAACTAGTTCGTTGATTTGTAATTCAAATGTGCGCCAAAGCACGCGATTTACTTGAAGGAGCGCCCGGTGGGAACACGCGTAATTGAGCTCCATTAAGTTTGTTAATTAAGACACTCTTGTAAGAGAACCGCCACTTGTGTTTGTAAACCATCCCAATAAACCCCGATTGGTCCCTTACTTTGCTGATTGGTTTACGAGCTCTCGGTGACCGAACGATTCGTCGCGTGCCTTGGAACCGGTGGCTCAATTTGTTAGCCCAACACCTCCCGGCGTTTGGCAATCGCGACCCACTGCCGAGTGATGGGCCGATAACGTGATTTCACCGTTAAACGGTTGCCGTTTTCGTGTGCCACCGGAAAGTGTGGCGGTGTTTGCCCAAAATGGCCATTGACGTTATCGTTGAAAGGGCATAGTTAGATTTCCGGTTGGTTGCCTTACGGTAGCTTACCGGTTTCGTGTTTTATGCTAACAGCTCGCCGTTAACATTttccgctggcgctggcgtggCAGCAAATTCCGAAGCTAATCAAATCATGATAAGGCAAATTTAAGGCCGATGTGGCACGCGTAACGACAGGAACCAGCTTTGGCGGAAGCTTCTTTTTTCGGCGTGGTACATAATGCATTAAGCTCGAGACACGGAAAAAGCATTATCAAATGATTGGATGAACCACGGTGTCCCACAGTAGGCCAGGAGCGTGTGGCACGGTTTTTAAACCCGTTAAACAACCGGGTTATAACAACAAATTAACGGGGACACCCCTATCAACCGGGGCGCTCCGAATGGTGCATAATTGGACCGCTCGAAATGGAGCATAATTGCACCACCGAAAAGGTTTTGGGATCACGGGGGAATCCAGAATCCGGTTATTGCACTCAATGTTCAATTTGCCACATACCCGTAAACACAGTGCGTCCAATTAGAATGATTCCGGTCACTGTCTGCTCTACGACAAATCCGGATGGTTCGCCGATGTACAACAATCCGTACGGCCAACGAGCAATGGCACAGCGCCAACACAAACTTTGTTGGCCACAATTCGTCGCCCTTAACCCAAGAATGGACACATCGACCCGTAACACGGTTTATTTGAAACAGGGAGGGATCATCAACCCGAACAACGAACGAATATCTGGCACACCAgttgttaattttttccaCTATCTTTCGCATTCCAGGTGTTCTGgctgtttattttttcgttcttctctCGCCCGTCGGCTtcacaacaccaccatcatctaCCAGATAGAATTACTTTACATTCGCGTCATTGTGATAAACTTTAAACTTCTAAACTCCGAACTCAATTTTCTCCACTTAATCGTTACAAGGGACACACAAAATATGCACTTTTCGCTgccttcgtcgtcggctgcGTCGGCCGCTGCgggtccgttccgttccggttaGAATGTGCcgtcgccatcatcaccgtcgaCGTCCACCCGCGGGCGGGGAGGTTCCCGTTTCCACCGCCGACCGACTCGTTCCCGCATCGCCCTCTCTATCGCTCCGGTTTATCTGCAAGAAATTGTCCGATCTAAACGTCCAGTTTACAGGGTAAGTGCTTAACTAAAAGCGGATATCATCTGCCGCACACTACCGACTACCGACTCTGAGCGGATGGCCGGTCGTGTGTCCGATAGTCGGTGTCGTGGTCGGTGAtggtcgagagagagagaaagtgaaagCGTATTCGTACtgttactgttgttgtttgcgctGTTGCTGGCCGTGTTGTTGCCACTGTTGcccgttccgcttccggccgtaactccgccgccacctccggtgccaccggtaccgccgctgccaccgcttccaccggccaccgtacTGCTGCCGTTGGCGACGAACGGTGTGCCCAGACCGTACAGATGACCGCAGTACTTTGCGTTGTCGATATTGTCCTCAAAGAACATCTTCCGCCGCGCACCGAttgagagagaggaagaggaagGAAAGAGATCGTCAGCGTCAGCAGATTATCGATCGACGGGGCTAAGGAAAAacactgttttttgttgtgtatGCTTGATCGCTATTCAGAAGCTTTACATTCTCTATTCCAAACGTTCTTTTCCAAGATAATTTCAAACAATGCCAACGCGCCTGAATACACACACAGTGATGTGATCTTCGATCGCGTGTAAATCGGAGGGTCCTGATCGGAGGGTCGATGCTAAGGCCACTAAATATCCACGACTCTGGTTAAACACTACGTTATTCGTTAGGCATATCACAGTGATGCTTTAACCCTGTGCGTGCATCAAAGGGTCTGTTTGGTGTGGAACTGGGACCTGCAACTGTGCCCAATGGCACAGGCTCTCTAAGGCGCCTTTTGCGGCCTCGGGTGAGCCTTAAGACGAGTGTCGATGTGATGTAGGGATTGGTACAGTGACTTCTCGAAACTGTCACCACAGCCACACTCGAAGCTGCCGATACCGCTGCTATCGCGACTACGGTTCAGGCTCGAGTGTGACAGTCCGCAGTCCGGCGCCACACCGGCCGCCAAGAACTGGCACCCGTTCGTATGTACCTCTCGCATTTTGAAGAACGCCATGCCGGTGAGCAGCGAATCCGAGCCGGCCTGATGCTGCGGTCCGACGCGTCGCAGCTCCAGCTGATCGGCCACCTCCTGCAGGCCGCCCTTGAGATTTTTGCACGACTTCATCAGATACTTGACGTCGTAGATGCTGGGAAAGTAGATGCGCAGCAGCTCGAAGAAGTCGCCCTCCTCGGCGGGCAGGTTCTGGTCGgtcagcagcttcagcaggtACGCGAAGTCGTACCCCGAGTGGAAGCTGAGCCACTTGATGTTGTCCATCAGCACGATGCCGGACGTCATGAGCAGCTCGGCAAAGTCCAGCGGATCGATGCCGTCCTCTTCGTGCTTCTTGAACTGGATGCCCGAGTTGAGCAGCAGATCGATCGAGTCCTGTGCGTACATGTCCTCGCTGAGGTTGAACTTGAAGTTGAACTGCCACGTCGAGAAGCCGGCCGGCgtccgcccgtcgtcgtccatgAACGTCAGCCCGAGCTGGATAATGCGCAGCAGATCGACGTTGCACCGCAAACACTGGTACTGGTAGTCGGCCGACGAGCGGAACTCTCCGACCGGCCGCGCCACCACTCCCGGGAACTCGGTATCCATCGCGACGAAGTGGTACTTCTGCACGATCAGCCGGATCGTGCGAAACTCTTCGTCCAGATTGTGCCGCCACACGTCCCGGATACCGCACTCCTCGTTGGACTGCGTATTCatgttgccaccgccgcctccaccaccaccgccgtgacCTCCGCCGCCACTAACTGCCGATGGCATTGCCTGGAGACAAAAAGGTGAGCACACAGCGTATGATTATCTATCGCACCACAACGGAATTCCGATTGAATTGAGCTAAGATAGACCGAACCGTCAACAAATGatgcccggtggccggcggctcGCTGGTACACAAATTACTcatcacaacaaaacaaaaaaacggcaacaaacaAGGAAAACAATCACCAAGGGGGTCCCAAAGGGCCGTTATCGCACGGGCACGGGAGAGATACGAACAATCAACTcgacacagcacacagcaacaccgtggccaccgggagtCAGCCATCGACTGGCGAGCCGACTTACCTGAGCCTCAGTGTGCGGCTGTTTCGTTAGCCACTTGCGTTGGTGTGACTGTCCAgcggcggaaggaaggaacgtTGGTTTGGTGGCTCGAAATGATAAAGCCGGCTCCCGCTCCGTGCTCTCCCGTGGCTCGCCGCTCGTTCGGTTTCCGTCACTAACGGCCTGTTCCTGTGCCCGCGATGAAGGCAAACTTTCGCTCTCGTTGttcttgtcgtcgtcgctgcctCCGTTtccgtctccgtcgtcgtcgtcgccgccggtccgaCCGTGGCCTTTCTGTGCTGCCTCGCTAGGCGACGATCCGGTTCCCTCGTTACGGTTCTCGCTGTGTTCACTCTCCACCGGTGTACCTTCCGTGGACAACCGGGATATCGTTACTTCGGACTCCTTCGTTTGATTCGTATCTTCATGTAGCTCTCCGGTGCCTTCCACGGAACTAGCCGTCGCTGCAGCCACGATCCTCGTCACGAGCCCCTGTCCTATGCACTCTGCTGCACTTGCTTACGCTGCAAAAGGTTCATTGGTCAAGTTTTGCTCTTCGGCCTTCGCTCCTTCTAGAACTAACCCGGTTGCTGCTCAACTTCAAACGTATGCCCCAGGGTTCCAAGCGAGGGCTGAAATATGGGTTTTCGTCCTTTGCCAGCAAGTCTCTAACCGCAGGATTACGGCTGGAAAGGGTAAACACGGTTAGGAAATCGCAACAAGGCCAAGCGGCGGAACCGAAAATGCCAAACAATGCgcgtaccgccgccgccaatgcAAATGTCCTCCTGCGAAGAATGTCTGGGCACCGCTTTGCCTCCGAgtgaaaaccgaaccggatcCGGGGCGGAAACAATCTCTGGCGGACACGGAAAACACTCGCGgggaaatgttttcttttcaccgaGGGACTTTTTTTTACTGCGACAGCGACAATGACAAAACGCTAACGCTTGCCGCAAAAAAACGCTGGCCAAAAAACGCTTGCtatctcactcgctctcgctcactcactgaGAGCGTCTACTCGCTCACTCTCGCGCTGTCAAAAGCACGtctgtcaactgtcaaaacgggtgtcggaaaacaaaacaaattttccacatttcaaacaaattttccacattGGAACCTAAAATTTTTGAATCGAAAGACTAAAATGCAGGAAATGCTCACATTTTGTCGCCTCTGTCTGTGCCAGGACAGCAATCGATTATTGTCTTTAGCCACGGTCGCTAAATCTTCATTCTCCGTACAGGATCTCGAACGGATAGCGGGTATTCAAGTAAGTTGCCACGGGGAACCATTAAAAGTATCGGCCCACTCTTACCTTTAGTGGTTTTCAGGTGCCCGAGGACGAATGCCTGTTCTACAGTATCTGTTTGCAGTGTACCAAGACTGTGGAAAACACACTGTCCTTCCGCCGGTCATGCCAGGATAATAACACACTGTTCCGGCAGCTATTCGCGGATGCAGCAAATGAGCAACTGGGATCCGAATCTCCGACTGAACCGCTGACGGAGGGCTCCAAACTTAAGTCGTTTCAGATGATGGTAGAATTTGTTCTGCCAAACATAGGTGATCCTGGCGATCTTGCAGAAACCGCATTCGAGGCCACCGATTTTAAGTGCGATGAGCTAACCGAAGGAACTGAAAGTAAAGAATCTCCCAACGAGTGTCAAGGTACTGACGCTGCCTTCGAAAAGGGGAGCGAAAAGACGCCCGAACGACCATCGAACACTCTGTCCGGATCTCGACCGAAGCGACTTTGCAACATATGCGGAGCAATGGTGTGCGATATACGCGGCCATACCCGAGCCCACACGCAGCAAACCTTGTTCCCTTGCCCTCATTGCCCGAAACAAATGACTACCAAGGGAAACCTTTCGAGCCATGTCCACACAGTGCACGAGAAAAGGATAATCAAATCGTGCCAAAAGTGTGACCTCGGATTCACCACCAAAAACTCGTACCAATCGCACATGGTATGGTATGGCGCTGGCACACACCGCAACAATGGAACTTCTCTTTTTATACGAGCTGGTTTGGACCCTTTTCAGAGAACCCACCACAACGCGGGCAGGCCGCACGTGTGCCAAGTGTGCCTCAAACAGTTCCGGCATCCATCGAACTACCGGGACCACATGAACCGGGCACACTCGAAGCACACGAACTTCGAGTGCACGTTTTGCGGCAAAAGGTTTAAAGCTAAGTAAGTGATTTTCCCGATGCAACAGACCCCTTCGTTTACCTTACCATCGCCTTTTCAATAGGAAAATACTCAGAAACCACCTGATGGTACATTCCAACGATAGACCGTACGCTTGCAGCCACTGTCCCAAGTGGTTCAAGTCGTCGTACGCACGGAAAACACACGAAATAACGCACACCGGAACCGTGTTCCCTTGCACCCTCTGCCCGAAGGTGTATCGATACAAAAGTGTGCTCAAAGAGCACTACAAAAAAGCGCACGCCGAAATGTAAGCTGGAGAGACCCTCCGGAAGCTGAATTTGGGGGCAGCGAATGATTCATTTCTGCAAACGGCACACACTCTGTCGAAAAGCAGCTATCGAAGTGCTATCGAGTGATAGGAAAAGATAAGCCCTCGTAGTACAAAAACCCGCTGTTATCTGTTAAGAGGGCTCCCTTTTCCTATCGATGCCTATTTGCTGCCCCGTTGGGCTTTTATCAGCGCCAGTGCGAGGTTAGCAAACGCGCGGTGAACACTTCGAGCAGCAGGCAGGATATCCGGTAGAGCAGTGCGCGGTGGGACCCTAGACCCTTTTGCAAGATGGGACAGCACGTCTCACGGACGGATTTCGAGTGGGTGTACGATGACCAGCCGCATACGCGCCGTCGGCAGGAGATGGTGAAAAAGTATCCGCACATCAAGAAGCTGTTCGGGCCCGATCCACGGTTTAAGTACATCGTTTCGGCCATGGTGCT
Coding sequences within it:
- the LOC128278102 gene encoding CCR4-NOT transcription complex subunit 7 isoform X2 → MPSAVSGGGGHGGGGGGGGGNMNTQSNEECGIRDVWRHNLDEEFRTIRLIVQKYHFVAMDTEFPGVVARPVGEFRSSADYQYQCLRCNVDLLRIIQLGLTFMDDDGRTPAGFSTWQFNFKFNLSEDMYAQDSIDLLLNSGIQFKKHEEDGIDPLDFAELLMTSGIVLMDNIKWLSFHSGYDFAYLLKLLTDQNLPAEEGDFFELLRIYFPSIYDVKYLMKSCKNLKGGLQEVADQLELRRVGPQHQAGSDSLLTGMAFFKMREMFFEDNIDNAKYCGHLYGLGTPFVANGSSTVAGGSGGSGGTGGTGGGGGVTAGSGTGNSGNNTASNSANNNSNNKPER
- the LOC128278102 gene encoding CCR4-NOT transcription complex subunit 7 isoform X1 — its product is MPSAVSGGGGHGGGGGGGGGNMNTQSNEECGIRDVWRHNLDEEFRTIRLIVQKYHFVAMDTEFPGVVARPVGEFRSSADYQYQCLRCNVDLLRIIQLGLTFMDDDGRTPAGFSTWQFNFKFNLSEDMYAQDSIDLLLNSGIQFKKHEEDGIDPLDFAELLMTSGIVLMDNIKWLSFHSGYDFAYLLKLLTDQNLPAEEGDFFELLRIYFPSIYDVKYLMKSCKNLKGGLQEVADQLELRRVGPQHQAGSDSLLTGMAFFKMREMFFEDNIDNAKYCGHLYGLGTPFVANGSSTVAGGSGGSGGTGGTGGGGGVTAGSGTGNSGNNTASNSANNNSNNRTISCR
- the LOC128269392 gene encoding LOW QUALITY PROTEIN: zinc finger protein 782-like (The sequence of the model RefSeq protein was modified relative to this genomic sequence to represent the inferred CDS: substituted 1 base at 1 genomic stop codon) yields the protein MQEMLTFCRLCLCQDSNRLLSLATVAKSSFSVQDLERIAGIQVPEDECLFYSICLQCTKTVENTLSFRRSCQDNNTLFRQLFADAANEQLGSESPTEPLTEGSKLKSFQMMVEFVLPNIGDPGDLAETAFEATDFKCDELTEGTESKESPNECQGTDAAFEKGSEKTPERPSNTLSGSRPKRLCNICGAMVCDIRGHTRAHTQQTLFPCPHCPKQMTTKGNLSSHVHTVHEKRIIKSCQKCDLGFTTKNSYQSHMRTHHNAGRPHVCQVCLKQFRHPSNYRDHMNRAHSKHTNFECTFCGKRFKAKKILRNHLMVHSNDRPYACSHCPKWFKSSYARKTHEITHTGTVFPCTLCPKVYRYKSVLKEHYKKAHAEMXAGETLRKLNLGAANDSFLQTAHTLSKSSYRSAIE